One Cupriavidus taiwanensis DNA window includes the following coding sequences:
- a CDS encoding ShlB/FhaC/HecB family hemolysin secretion/activation protein: MRARHRVAALLVGVGAFHHGLVQADPRSPVQGDPTQTLPKIAPARPDSRVTVQVERPQPAMQDLLNARLTPRRFRIEGAKTLPFDEVAAQFKPLANREITVAQLLEAANAVTQMYKERGYPLSFAFVPAQDFANGDVLVTVVEGYVAKVTVTGKAGPAERRLRAIAEKLQQDRPLRQDRFEHYVNALALQPGLQVAATVQPPTTTDGACEMVLEVKRKPFTFGTGIEYMSPGLRAIATATTNSLTPLGEQISVSALFPKGRDNEEYYAASYAQPIGTEGMVARLNASHYRGVPQNATLEPIGFNPRYVNDTKRIGGTLSYPLLLSNAHTLTLTGGVYGADQFERYTHAATGTRVTLGTNVRVATAELTYLQRGEGVSRNATLGLYKGFDALGASRQNNINDLSFFRTRLLLSQSKDLPAGFGLTVAAAGQYSGDRLASGEQISFGGRFFGLGYPAGEVAGDKGWGASAEISRLFLPDLTYLRTVQPYVSADVARVYSNSVSLSHRSLSSVALGARFSDRRYYTLDLSLAQPVGDKPTNASRRSPRINMIYSYQFD; encoded by the coding sequence ATGCGTGCACGTCATCGCGTTGCCGCGCTGCTGGTCGGCGTCGGCGCGTTCCATCACGGCCTGGTCCAGGCCGATCCGCGCAGCCCGGTCCAGGGCGATCCCACCCAGACGCTGCCCAAGATTGCACCGGCCCGGCCCGACAGCCGCGTGACCGTGCAGGTCGAGCGGCCGCAGCCCGCCATGCAGGATCTGCTGAACGCGCGCCTGACGCCGCGGCGCTTCCGCATCGAGGGCGCGAAGACGCTGCCGTTCGACGAAGTGGCCGCGCAGTTCAAGCCGCTCGCCAACCGCGAGATCACGGTGGCGCAACTGCTGGAAGCCGCCAATGCGGTAACGCAGATGTACAAGGAGCGCGGCTACCCGCTGTCGTTCGCGTTCGTGCCGGCGCAGGACTTTGCCAATGGCGATGTGCTGGTCACGGTGGTCGAAGGCTACGTCGCCAAGGTCACGGTCACCGGCAAGGCGGGCCCCGCCGAGCGCCGGCTGCGCGCCATCGCCGAGAAGCTGCAGCAGGACCGCCCGCTGCGCCAGGACCGCTTCGAGCACTACGTCAACGCGCTGGCGCTGCAGCCCGGGCTGCAGGTGGCAGCCACGGTGCAACCGCCGACCACCACCGACGGCGCCTGCGAGATGGTGCTCGAGGTCAAGCGCAAGCCCTTCACCTTCGGCACCGGCATCGAATACATGTCGCCGGGGCTGCGCGCCATCGCCACGGCAACCACCAACAGCCTGACGCCGCTGGGCGAGCAGATCTCGGTGTCGGCGCTGTTTCCCAAGGGCCGCGACAACGAGGAGTACTACGCCGCCAGCTATGCCCAGCCGATCGGCACGGAAGGCATGGTGGCGCGGCTCAATGCCTCGCACTACCGCGGCGTGCCGCAGAACGCAACGCTCGAGCCGATCGGCTTCAACCCGCGCTATGTCAACGACACCAAGCGCATCGGCGGCACGCTGAGCTATCCGCTGCTGCTGTCCAACGCGCATACGCTGACGCTGACCGGCGGCGTCTACGGCGCCGACCAGTTCGAGCGCTATACCCATGCCGCCACCGGCACGCGCGTCACGCTCGGCACCAATGTGCGCGTGGCCACCGCCGAGCTGACTTACCTGCAGCGCGGCGAAGGCGTCAGCCGCAACGCCACGCTGGGCCTGTACAAGGGCTTCGATGCGCTGGGCGCGAGCCGCCAGAACAACATCAACGACCTGAGCTTCTTCCGCACCCGGCTGCTGCTGTCGCAATCGAAAGACCTGCCCGCCGGCTTTGGCCTGACCGTCGCCGCGGCCGGCCAGTACAGCGGCGACCGGCTGGCCTCCGGCGAGCAGATCAGCTTTGGCGGACGCTTCTTCGGCCTGGGTTATCCCGCGGGTGAAGTCGCGGGCGACAAGGGCTGGGGCGCGTCGGCGGAAATCAGCCGGCTGTTCCTGCCGGACCTGACCTACCTGCGCACGGTCCAGCCCTACGTGTCGGCCGACGTGGCGCGCGTGTATTCCAACAGCGTGTCGCTGTCGCACCGCAGCCTGTCGTCGGTGGCGCTGGGCGCGCGCTTCTCGGACCGGCGCTACTACACGCTGGACCTGTCGCTGGCGCAGCCGGTCGGGGACAAACCCACCAATGCCAGCCGCCGCTCGCCGCGCATCAACATGATTTATTCCTACCAGTTCGACTGA
- a CDS encoding collagen-like triple helix repeat-containing protein has translation MRKQQLAVTALLATLLALGGCASGSGSTSMGTSDTAGTGGGTNGGTNGGTTGTGGGTGGTGGGTDVAGGGTGGTGGTGGGTGGTGGGTGGTGGGSGGGNGGGNTGGGETPTALTPTATVINNAGTVLGNTGSTVKDLGNQLGNANLPLLPGQTQGGLGGVVGSTGDAVGALATGLQSGLGSMPNSANPVGTTVASTGNVVTEVGKAVTHAGTAVSGLGTGQLAPLAPLTSPLGAVVGTLGNTVSNTGQTLTSVLSSGAVEQVTITTSKLIVPITSQLTSTTQSLGAATGLGTPTAGLLATVGGALATAGSKLQQTNTPVVAGVGGVVNATGTTVASLGGAVNGPASGGGLGALGPVLAPVTSLAGGLTGGAGAGGAGSPLAPVTGLVSTVTGGLTSATANTPLAPVTSLVSGAVGGLGSATGGTGGSPLAPVTSLVGSVTGGLASATASTPLAPVTGAVSGVVNGVVGGVVGSVGGATAGTGTASALAPVTNVVSAVTGGATATTGSTTGKGTTTGPAGGPLGGLVGGLLGGLTGALGQK, from the coding sequence ATGCGCAAACAACAACTCGCCGTAACGGCACTCCTCGCAACCCTGCTGGCCCTGGGTGGCTGCGCCAGCGGCAGCGGATCGACGTCGATGGGCACCAGCGATACCGCTGGCACTGGTGGCGGCACGAATGGCGGTACCAATGGCGGCACCACGGGCACCGGCGGCGGCACCGGCGGAACCGGAGGCGGCACTGACGTGGCCGGCGGCGGGACCGGAGGCACGGGCGGCACGGGTGGCGGTACGGGCGGCACTGGCGGTGGCACCGGTGGCACTGGCGGGGGTAGTGGCGGTGGCAATGGCGGCGGCAATACCGGCGGTGGCGAGACGCCCACCGCGCTGACGCCGACGGCCACGGTCATCAACAACGCCGGCACGGTGCTGGGCAATACGGGCAGCACCGTCAAGGATCTTGGCAACCAGCTTGGCAACGCCAACCTGCCGCTGCTGCCTGGCCAGACCCAAGGCGGCCTGGGCGGCGTGGTCGGGTCTACCGGCGACGCCGTGGGCGCGCTGGCCACGGGCCTGCAGTCCGGGCTGGGCAGCATGCCCAATTCGGCCAATCCGGTCGGCACCACGGTCGCCAGCACCGGCAACGTGGTGACTGAAGTGGGCAAGGCGGTGACCCACGCGGGCACCGCGGTGAGCGGGCTGGGCACGGGCCAGCTGGCACCGCTGGCGCCGCTGACCTCGCCGCTGGGCGCGGTGGTCGGCACGCTGGGCAACACCGTGAGCAACACCGGCCAGACGCTGACCTCGGTGCTGTCGAGCGGCGCGGTCGAGCAGGTCACCATCACCACCAGCAAGCTGATCGTGCCGATCACCTCGCAGCTGACCAGCACGACGCAGTCGCTGGGCGCGGCGACCGGCCTGGGCACGCCGACCGCCGGCCTGCTGGCGACGGTGGGCGGCGCGCTGGCAACGGCGGGCAGCAAGCTGCAGCAGACCAACACGCCGGTGGTCGCGGGCGTCGGCGGCGTGGTGAACGCCACCGGCACCACCGTGGCTTCGCTCGGCGGCGCGGTGAACGGCCCCGCCAGCGGCGGCGGCCTGGGCGCGCTGGGCCCGGTCCTGGCACCGGTAACTTCGCTGGCCGGGGGGCTGACGGGGGGTGCGGGCGCTGGCGGCGCGGGTTCGCCGCTGGCGCCTGTCACCGGCCTGGTCAGCACTGTCACCGGCGGCCTGACTTCGGCCACGGCCAACACGCCGCTGGCGCCGGTCACTTCGCTGGTCAGCGGCGCGGTGGGCGGCCTGGGCAGCGCAACCGGCGGCACCGGCGGTTCGCCGCTGGCACCGGTCACCAGCCTGGTCGGCAGCGTCACCGGCGGCCTGGCCTCCGCCACGGCGAGCACGCCGCTGGCGCCGGTTACTGGCGCGGTGAGCGGCGTGGTGAACGGCGTGGTCGGCGGCGTGGTGGGCAGCGTTGGCGGCGCCACCGCCGGCACCGGCACCGCCAGCGCGCTGGCGCCGGTCACCAATGTCGTCTCCGCCGTCACCGGCGGCGCCACCGCCACCACGGGCAGCACCACCGGCAAGGGCACGACGACCGGCCCTGCAGGTGGTCCGTTGGGTGGCCTGGTCGGTGGCTTGCTCGGCGGCCTGACCGGCGCGCTCGGCCAGAAGTAA